The Martelella endophytica genome contains the following window.
CAGCGCCGCTTCGGTCATCCGATGTCCTCGGTATCGAAGGCATGCGGCAGCAGTGCGGCGACCGTCACCGTCTCGCGCACCCCGCCATCGTCGCAGAGATAGACTTCCGTCGCCTTGTCGGAAAATTCCGCAAGCTTCTGCCGGCAGCCGCCGCAGGGCGAGCAGAGCGCGAGACGCGGCGCATAGACGGCAACCGCCTTGATTGCCTTCGCGCCCCCCATGATCATATGGCCGATCGCCACGCCTTCGGCACAGATACCCTCCGGATAGGCGAGGTTTTCAACATTGGCGCCGGCATAGACGGTGCCGTCGTCGGCGAGGATGGCTGCGCCAACGGGAAATTTCGAATAGGGCGCATAGGCCTTTTCGCTGGCCGCGCGGGCAGCGGAAAAGAGATCTGAAGGGCTCGCCATATCAGCGCTCCTTGGTATAGGGCACGCCGCCGGCCTTCGGTGGGCGAGCCGTGCCGATGAAGCCGGCGAGCAGGACGCAGGTCAGGATATAGGGCATGGCCTGGAAGATCTGCACAGGCACCTCGCCGATGAACGGCATCGACTTGCCCTGCATGAAGTTCGAGAGCGCATCGAGGAAGCCGAACAGCAGGCAGGCGAGCATCACCGGAACGGGCTTCCATTTGGCGAAGATCAGCGCGGCGAGCGCGATATAGCCCTTGCCGGCCGACATGTTGTTGATGAACGAGGCCGATTGGGCGATCGAGAGATAGGTTCCGGCAAAACCGCAGAGAAAGCCGGCGATGATGACGGCGCGGTAGCGTAGCCACGTCACCGAAATGCCAGCGGTGTCGACGGCGCCCGGGTTCTCGCCAACGGCACGAAGACGTAGGCCGAAGCGGGTCTTGTAGACCACCCACCAGACGATCGGGACGGTGAGGAAGGCGAGATAGACGAGGATGTTGTTGCCGGAGATCACATCCGAATAGAACTTGCCGAGGAAACCCATGTCGCGCGCGGCATCGGCGCCGGGAAGCTGGATGCCGGTGAAGCGGGCCGTGTTTTCGAGCTGAGGGGTGCGCCCGCCCTGGCGGAACCAGGCATTGCCGAGCACGACGGTAAGACCCGCCGCGACGAAGTTTAGCGCCACGCCGGAAACGATCTGGTTGCCGCGCGCGGTGATCGAGGCATAGCCGTGGACGATCGAAAATACGATCGAGATGCCGATGCCGCCGAGAAGACCGAGCCAGGGAGATCCGGTGTAATAGGCGACGACCGCCGCCGCGAAGGCCGAGGCCAGCATCTTGCCCTCGAGCCCGATGTCAAAGATGCCGGAGCGTTCCGAGAACAGGCCGGCAAGGGCGGTGAAGATCAGGGGAATGGAGAGCCGGACGGTCGAGCCGAGCATGCCGATGATGATGTCAATCATGGTCAGGCCCTCGCCATCTGTCGCCGCCCGAACACCCGGACAAGGGCGGGGCGGTATAGGAATTCAAGCGCGCCGGCAAACAGGATGACGAGACCCTGGATCATCACGATCATGTCGCGGGTGATCTGCGGCATCATGAACGACACCTGAGCGCCACCCTGGTAGAGGATGCCGAACAGGATGGCGGCGAGCACGATGCCGAGCGGGTGATTGCGCCCCATCAGCGAAACGGCGATGCCGACGAAGCCGGCGCCGGCGACGAATTCCACCTGCAGCCGGTCCGCCGAGCCCATCACCACATTGAGCGCCATCATGCCGGCAAGCCCGCCGGAAAGCAGCATGGTGAGGATGACGGTGCGCGCATAGGGAATGCCGGCATAGGTGGCGGCCGACGGGCTGAGCCCCAACGCCCTCACCGAATAGCCGAACTTGGTGCGCCAGATCAGGAACCAGACGCCGACACACATCACCAGTGCGATGATGAAGGAGACGTTGAGCGGCGCCGGGCCGAGCCTGGAGCCGAACATCGCCATCAGCCAGTTGAGGCTCGGCAACTGGCCGCCGGGCAGGAACCCACGGGTTTCCGGCGACATGGCGCCGGCCGGCTTCAGCACATGCACCAGCAGGTAGACCATCAGCGCCGCGCCGATGAAGTTGAACATGATCGTGGTGATGACGATGTGGCTGCCGCGCTTGGCCTGCAGCCAGGCCGGAATGAAGGCCCAGGCGGCGCCGAAGAGCGCAGCGCCCAGCACCGCAAACGGCATCGTCACATACCACGGCACGTAGTTGTCGAGCGCGAGCGCCACCAGCGCACAGCCGAGCCCGCCGACATAGGCCTGGCCTTCCGAGCCGATGTTGAACAGACCGGCGTGATAGGCCATCGCCACCGAAAGCCCGGTGAAGATGAAGTTGGTCGCGTAGAACAGGGTGAAGCCGATGCCCATCCCGCTGCCGAGCGCACCATTGATGAGGATGCCGAAGGCTTCCAGCGGGTTCTGGCCGATCATCAGGATCACCAGGCCGGATATGAGCAGCGCCGTGACCAGGTTGAGCAGCGGCATCAGGAAAAAGGTGACCCAGCCGGGCAGGGGCGTGTTGGCTGCGCTCATTTCGACCTCAGGACGCTATGCCGGCCATCATCAGGCCGAGTTTCTGTTCTTCCGTCTCCGGCGAGGCCTCGCCGACATTCTCGCCTGCAAACATCACCAGGATGCGGTCGGCAAGCGCACGGATCTCATCAAGTTCCACCGACACCAGCAGTACCGCCTTGCCGCTGTCGCGCATGTCGATGATCCGGCGGTGGATGAACTCGATCGCGCCGATATCGACGCCGCGGGTCGGCTGACCGACGAGCAGGATTTCCGGGTCGCGCTCGATTTCGCGGGCGACCACGATCTTCTGCTGGTTGCCGCCGGAAAAATTGGCGGTCTTCAGCGTCGGGTTTGGCGGGCGGATGTCGTATTTCTCGATCTTTTCCCTGGCATCATCGAGGATTGCCTGTCGGTCGAGCACGCCGGCCTTTCCGTATTTCGGCAGGTTGTGATAGCCGAGAATGGAGTTTTCGCGCTCCTCGAAGGGCAGGATCAGGCCCATGTGGTGGCGGTCTTCCGGGATATGGGCAACGCCGATCTTGCGGAAAGTCGCAGGGTCGGCATGTTCGATCTTCTTGCCGTCAATCCAGATTTCGCCCGAATGCGGCTTGCGGATGCCCGAAAGCGCCTCCAGCAGTTCCGACTGGCCATTGCCCGCAACGCCGGCAATGCCGACGATCTCGCCCTCGCGCACATCGAAGGAAACGTTTTTCACCATCGGCACGCCGCGGTGGTCGTGGACCGTGAGGTTGCGCACCGAAAGCGCGATCTCGCCAGGCTTGGCCTCGCCCTTTTCGACCCTCAGCAGAACGCGGCGCCCGACCATCAGTTCGGCCAGCTCCTCCACGGTCGTCTCCGCGGTGTCGCGCGTCGCTACCATCTCGCCGCGGCGCATGACGGAGACGTGGTCGGTAATCGCCATGATCTCGCGCAGCTTGTGGGTGATGAGGACGATGGTCTTGCCTTGGTCGCGCAGCATGCCGAGGATGCGGAACAGGTGATCGGCCTCAGCCGGCGTCAGCACGCCGGTGGGCTCGTCGAGGATCAGGATTTCGGCGCCACGGAAGAGCGCCTTCAGGATTTCGACGCGCTGCTGCAGGCCGACGGGCAGCTCCTCGATGACGGCATCGGGATCGACCTCGAGGCCATATTCTTCCTCAAGCCGCTTCAACTCCTTGCGGGCCGAACTCACGCCGCGGCCGAGCAGCATGCCGCCCTCGGCGCCGAGCATGATATTCTCAAGCACGGTGAAATCCTCGACCAGCATGAAGTGCTGGTGCACCATGCCGATGCCGGCGGCAATCGCGGTATCGCTGTCGGCGATCGAAAGCGTCTCGCCGTTGATTTTGATTTCGCCGTTATCCGCCTGGTAGAAGCCATAGAGAATGGACATCAAGGTCGACTTGCCGGCGCCGTTTTCGCCGATAATGCCGTGGATCGTGCCCTTTTCCACCTTCAGATTGATGTTCTTGTTGGCGTGAACGGACCCGAAACTCTTGTCGATGCCGATGAGTTCGATGGCGGGGAGTTTGGGGGCGGGCGTTGTGCTCAAGGGCCTGGTAACTCCTGGAAAGAGGAAAGCGCCGTCCTGTGGGTGACGGCGCTGCCGGAGAGCCGCCGGAAGCCTGCCCACCTGCGGGGCCGTCTTCCGTCGGCTATACGACGCACCGCCCGGCCGAAGCCGATTTCCAAGACGATACGCCGGTCTTGCCGCTAGCCACAGGGATGTGGCCGGGTGGAGGGGCGCGCTGGGCGCCCCGCCGCCTATGCCG
Protein-coding sequences here:
- a CDS encoding ABC transporter ATP-binding protein gives rise to the protein MSTTPAPKLPAIELIGIDKSFGSVHANKNINLKVEKGTIHGIIGENGAGKSTLMSILYGFYQADNGEIKINGETLSIADSDTAIAAGIGMVHQHFMLVEDFTVLENIMLGAEGGMLLGRGVSSARKELKRLEEEYGLEVDPDAVIEELPVGLQQRVEILKALFRGAEILILDEPTGVLTPAEADHLFRILGMLRDQGKTIVLITHKLREIMAITDHVSVMRRGEMVATRDTAETTVEELAELMVGRRVLLRVEKGEAKPGEIALSVRNLTVHDHRGVPMVKNVSFDVREGEIVGIAGVAGNGQSELLEALSGIRKPHSGEIWIDGKKIEHADPATFRKIGVAHIPEDRHHMGLILPFEERENSILGYHNLPKYGKAGVLDRQAILDDAREKIEKYDIRPPNPTLKTANFSGGNQQKIVVAREIERDPEILLVGQPTRGVDIGAIEFIHRRIIDMRDSGKAVLLVSVELDEIRALADRILVMFAGENVGEASPETEEQKLGLMMAGIAS
- a CDS encoding ABC transporter permease, yielding MSAANTPLPGWVTFFLMPLLNLVTALLISGLVILMIGQNPLEAFGILINGALGSGMGIGFTLFYATNFIFTGLSVAMAYHAGLFNIGSEGQAYVGGLGCALVALALDNYVPWYVTMPFAVLGAALFGAAWAFIPAWLQAKRGSHIVITTIMFNFIGAALMVYLLVHVLKPAGAMSPETRGFLPGGQLPSLNWLMAMFGSRLGPAPLNVSFIIALVMCVGVWFLIWRTKFGYSVRALGLSPSAATYAGIPYARTVILTMLLSGGLAGMMALNVVMGSADRLQVEFVAGAGFVGIAVSLMGRNHPLGIVLAAILFGILYQGGAQVSFMMPQITRDMIVMIQGLVILFAGALEFLYRPALVRVFGRRQMARA
- the cdd gene encoding cytidine deaminase, giving the protein MASPSDLFSAARAASEKAYAPYSKFPVGAAILADDGTVYAGANVENLAYPEGICAEGVAIGHMIMGGAKAIKAVAVYAPRLALCSPCGGCRQKLAEFSDKATEVYLCDDGGVRETVTVAALLPHAFDTEDIG
- a CDS encoding ABC transporter permease, whose amino-acid sequence is MIDIIIGMLGSTVRLSIPLIFTALAGLFSERSGIFDIGLEGKMLASAFAAAVVAYYTGSPWLGLLGGIGISIVFSIVHGYASITARGNQIVSGVALNFVAAGLTVVLGNAWFRQGGRTPQLENTARFTGIQLPGADAARDMGFLGKFYSDVISGNNILVYLAFLTVPIVWWVVYKTRFGLRLRAVGENPGAVDTAGISVTWLRYRAVIIAGFLCGFAGTYLSIAQSASFINNMSAGKGYIALAALIFAKWKPVPVMLACLLFGFLDALSNFMQGKSMPFIGEVPVQIFQAMPYILTCVLLAGFIGTARPPKAGGVPYTKER